One segment of Nostoc piscinale CENA21 DNA contains the following:
- the ureA gene encoding urease subunit gamma, which translates to MQLTPQEKDKLLIFTAALLAERRKERGLKLNYPEAVAYISAAILEGARDGRTVAELMSYGTTLLTRDEVMEGVAEMVHEVQVEATFPDGTKLVTVHNPIR; encoded by the coding sequence ATGCAACTTACGCCGCAGGAAAAAGATAAATTATTAATTTTTACTGCTGCTTTATTAGCGGAAAGACGCAAAGAAAGAGGCTTGAAATTAAATTATCCCGAAGCAGTGGCTTATATATCTGCTGCAATTTTAGAAGGCGCAAGAGATGGACGTACCGTTGCGGAATTGATGAGTTACGGCACAACTTTATTAACAAGAGATGAGGTGATGGAAGGTGTCGCAGAAATGGTACATGAAGTCCAGGTAGAAGCCACTTTTCCAGATGGCACAAAGTTAGTAACAGTACAC